Proteins co-encoded in one Sporosarcina sp. FSL K6-1522 genomic window:
- a CDS encoding GntR family transcriptional regulator, with the protein MPIPTDHAKPIRVTAKENAFNQLQQWIIDGTLHPGEKLIDSELAQALGVSRTPIRESLQLLEVQGFVKMYPGKATQVTEVDKNSITELLPPLAALQALSAELAIPHITEETLALLESTNERFAEAVYTKDYFSALKIDEEFHQIIVDMADNSYIFSMVASLQAHVRRLFFHNSIVLTEQSITEHNQVIQLLKKRDTSNVSSIMRDNWLRAIEEFHSLEAK; encoded by the coding sequence ATGCCGATACCTACAGATCACGCGAAACCGATTCGCGTCACTGCGAAGGAAAATGCATTCAACCAGCTTCAACAATGGATTATTGATGGGACGCTACACCCTGGTGAAAAGCTCATTGATTCAGAGCTCGCCCAAGCATTAGGCGTTAGCCGGACACCTATCCGTGAATCCTTGCAACTGCTGGAAGTACAAGGTTTTGTAAAAATGTATCCTGGGAAAGCAACGCAAGTCACGGAAGTGGACAAGAACTCCATTACGGAACTACTGCCTCCACTAGCCGCTTTGCAGGCACTATCTGCCGAACTTGCTATTCCCCATATTACGGAAGAGACACTTGCATTGCTCGAAAGCACGAATGAGCGATTTGCGGAAGCTGTCTATACAAAAGATTATTTTTCCGCACTAAAGATTGATGAAGAATTCCATCAAATCATTGTCGATATGGCCGACAATTCCTATATTTTCTCGATGGTCGCATCACTCCAAGCACATGTCAGACGATTATTCTTCCATAATTCGATTGTCCTGACTGAACAATCGATTACCGAGCATAACCAAGTCATTCAGTTACTTAAAAAAAGAGACACCTCCAATGTTTCGTCAATTATGCGCGACAATTGGCTGCGAGCAATTGAGGAGTTTCATTCATTAGAAGCTAAGTAA